Sequence from the Castanea sativa cultivar Marrone di Chiusa Pesio chromosome 12, ASM4071231v1 genome:
tgaagatgcttCTTAGGGTCAATGCCTTAGTTAGACATTTCGTATGACAAGGGACAGGTTCAAGGAGTTTGATATGCATAATGTATGCTTGCAAGTAATTGGTTTACGATCAACTGAAGATGCTTCATAGGGTCAACGCCTTAGTTAGACATTTCGTATGACAAGGGACAGGTTCAAGGAGTTTGATATGCATAATGTATGCTTGCAATTAATTGGTAGACAACTGATGGTAGACAACAAAATATGCCTACATGCTCTGAAATTTCTACTataattgtaggtgattttagcaatgaaaatatccaccatttatgttataatatatgtacgaaaatttcaaaaaccattTTACATAAAAGCTTATAGCATTATCCGCGCAACGCGCGGGCAACCTTCTAGTTGATTATAAAGATAGTAGGGAACAGTTAGAAAGCAGACCACATGAAAACTACAGTTTACTAGTTAGCTTAAATTAAACTTTTGTTAATAACATAATCATAGCCACGTACAGTTGCTTAACAATCCACTTCCTCTAATTTTCTATGCTTTGTTGCTTATGAACTTATGATACTATCTTGTACAGATAAAGCTTAATGTTAGTGTGGTAAGAAAAACATTATCCcatcaaaaatatttattacttATCATCTAAAGAAGGCAATTAGCAAGTGCTATCTCAAATCCAAATACTTGGGACTCAAAACGGATAAACTGGAGGAACTTTTCAAGAATTTCATGTACATGTTTGTGTTCCTTGATTTGTCAACTATCGGGAATATCCTCACCTTCTCACAACCTAGGTTGCACGGACATGCCATTTTTGGCGAAGTGTCCGTGTCCGACACGTGTCGGACACCGGAACCGGTACGATTCGCCGGACTCCGGTGTTCGAGCAAtgtcggtttttttttttttcgcttctcCGACACGTCCGACACGCcagcagtgaaaaaaaaagaaaaggaaaatcacAGATTTTGATGGATGGGCTTACCAATACCATTGATTTCATGATATACCCTAAAACAAAAGTCTGAGAAGTGAGAACTCATTAGCCCGAAACCCACATCTCAACTCTCAAGCTCTCACTTCTTCTCCCTCTGACCTCTGCCCGCTGTGCCGCTGCCCTCTGTCCCTCGCCGGAGCTAGATCGGGCCGATCAGCGAGCTCCATAGACAACTCAGGTCCGATCGTCCCTGtcccttccgatctctctctctctcggcgtgGACAACTGAGGTTCGACTTAAgcttctctctgtttttttttttttttttccagatatTTGTTTGGGTGAATGGGACGGGTTGGTTATAATGCTTATAActtataaggttttttttttttaatcccactccCACGGTCACACAATGACCGTGGGAGCgggatataaattatataatgttGTTACATTATGTGCCTTATAATATAAtgttgttagttgttactgctataattttatttatttattaaagttaaatTACTTAAATATTGTAGGTGATTTACTAAAATGAATACTGAGAGTGAAAAATCAACTGAgtctatttaaacttttggtttgtactctgAACATTTTATGTATATTGTTGTATTACTTTGGGTGTTAATTTGCTTATCTGGagttcttacataatttaaattttagacacaattttttatgtctaaaaatattaaaaaatatgcctaaatataaaatttaattaattatttaattaccGTGTCGTgtccttgtttttcaaaaattaccgtATCGCTGTGTCCGTGTCCGTTTCGTATCCGTGTCCGTGTCCTTGTCTGTGTCCGTGCATCATAGCTCACAACTTTGCAATTAGCCAACATAACAGAAGCTAAAATTGCAAGAAATGAGAGACCGAAAAATGGAAATTCTCACGGGAACATAGTACTTATGATATAAAACAAGTACACATCATGGTGCCTCCTTGTTTCTATCTTCATTCACTTCCCCAACAATTCTCTTCCAAAATCAATGCTCCCTCCACACTATACTCATCTGTTCAATGGGCATATTCTTAGTCTCCGGCAACAACAAGTACACAAATGCAGTCATCACCATCACCCAtcccccaaaaaagaagaaaataccaGACTTGAAATGGCAAAGCATGGTAAGAAAAGTTTGAGCACTgataaaaatgaagagaaagcTCACTGCTACTGTAATACTTTGCCCTGCTGATCGAATTTCCAATGGAAAAATCTCACTTGGAACCAACCATGCTAGTGGCCCCCATGACCATGCAAACCCGGACACATATatgcaaataaaaattataatcaaagTTGCATATTCTTTGCTAATCCCACCATGATCTCCAAGCTGAGCAGCCATAAGTCCACCAATTATAATTTGTGAGAGGAACATCTGAACACCCCCAATCATAAACAAAGCTCTTCGGCCAAGTTTATCAACTATAAGCATGGATGTGATGGTTGAGACAGTAGCAACAGCCCTAATCACGATTGCAGAAAAAAGTGATGCACTTTCAGCTAAACCCATTGTTCGAAAAAGTACTGGTGCATAGAAGGAGATGACATTTATTCCGGTTACTTGTTGGAAAAATGGAATTGCTATTGCCATAACAAGTTGAGGCCTATACTTTCTCTGTAAGATATTCTTAAATGGGTGTTTAATGGTTTTTGATATGGAACTAGCTTTGATGAGATCATCTAATTCTGCTTGTACATCGTTGGTGCCTCGGACACGTTGCAGCATTAGCTTGGCCTTTTCGTGGTCTTTGCTGTTCTGGATTAGGCTGTTGGGTGTCTCTGGAAGGAATACAGCACCTACTGTAAGGATTGAAGCTGGGGCTGCAGCCATGGCTAGGGAGATTCGCCAGCCCCAACCGCCTTTAATCTTCTCAGTCCCAAAGTTTATAAGGTTTGCTAATAGTATACCTAAGCCAACACACAGGTCAAAGCCAATGTTAATTGCTCCTCTGTAGTTTGGAGGTGCCATTTCTGAGAGATACAAGGGTACTGACTGCACATACAAAGTCTGTTTTAGAACAAAATTTCGACAATTATCACATTCAAAGATATATATGCCAATAATTATACAAGAATgattatggggaaaaaaaacgagaataaaatattttgtcatgTCCTGCTTTTGTGTGTGTCTATACGTATAACCTTCACAATTTCTGCTAAACTCAGTAGCCACATTTAACTTCTTTTGTCTAATTAACATTAATGTAACTTACTAATGTATCACTGATGCTATTTAAAGAAGGTTAAAAAATTCTTCCAGATATGAACTCAAGACTtccaaaaaggggaaaaaagagagagtaattTTACTACCTGGTTGGCAAAACCAAGACCAAATCCAAGCAAAATGCGACCAAATATAATCATGTACACATTGAAAGCTGCACCACCAAGGGCTGAACCAGCAAGGAATGCGACGCCTCCTACAAGAATTGATGTCTTGCGCCCGAAGGCTTTAGTGACTGATGAGGCAAAGAAGGAAGCAACAAGGCCAGCAATATAGAGTGAGGATGTGAAGGTGGTCAGCAGTTGGCTATCAAATTTGCAGTAGTTGCTAATCTTGGTGTGTTCATTCAACTTAGTATACACCTCTGGGAAGAACTTTTTGAGAAATGGCTCCATAGAGGTCACTCCTCCTTCACAGTTGATTTCATATGTTAGTGAAACTATTTTAAACTTCTTTTGTAACTTGGTTTATTAGATAATGATACTACTTACTAATAGTAATGTTCATGGTGATATTACCCAGTCATATTGATGCCAAATTATAACAATAGCTGAACTAGTGAGCAGCTGGAAAGCTTAAAACAttggtttttttaattcttcttttGACCTTAACTGAGTACAATGtttgtaaaaacaaaaacctgaAATGTGTCTTTGACAACTATAAAAGGCAGTTGAAAATCCAATACTAGTATAGATTAGTATGTGTTTCTCAATTGGTGGCTAACATTGCATATATGAGAAAAATAAcgttaagatttttatttttattttttaaaatcctgATGAATATAAAGGTTCAAAAAAGAAGGGACCTGAAATTCCAAGATCATAACCAAAGATAATTCCTCCTGTGGCAGCAATCATACAAGATAGGACAACAAAGGGGGTCATCTTGGCATTATATTGCCCTTCTTCACTTGTCATGGCTAACCCAACTGCCATAGCTTCTTCCAAGCTCCAACACACAGTACAcacaaaaatgagagagagagagtgagtgtgtGTGTTCAAAATTGTAGGTTCAGAATAAAAAGAGCACTCTTCTTTTACTGGTTAGCACCAATGTTATGTATGTGGAAAAAGTcgaacaaaaaatatttgttttagcACTTATAGTG
This genomic interval carries:
- the LOC142619002 gene encoding hexose carrier protein HEX6-like, with protein sequence MAVGLAMTSEEGQYNAKMTPFVVLSCMIAATGGIIFGYDLGISGGVTSMEPFLKKFFPEVYTKLNEHTKISNYCKFDSQLLTTFTSSLYIAGLVASFFASSVTKAFGRKTSILVGGVAFLAGSALGGAAFNVYMIIFGRILLGFGLGFANQSVPLYLSEMAPPNYRGAINIGFDLCVGLGILLANLINFGTEKIKGGWGWRISLAMAAAPASILTVGAVFLPETPNSLIQNSKDHEKAKLMLQRVRGTNDVQAELDDLIKASSISKTIKHPFKNILQRKYRPQLVMAIAIPFFQQVTGINVISFYAPVLFRTMGLAESASLFSAIVIRAVATVSTITSMLIVDKLGRRALFMIGGVQMFLSQIIIGGLMAAQLGDHGGISKEYATLIIIFICIYVSGFAWSWGPLAWLVPSEIFPLEIRSAGQSITVAVSFLFIFISAQTFLTMLCHFKSGIFFFFGGWVMVMTAFVYLLLPETKNMPIEQMSIVWREH